One genomic region from Halomicrobium zhouii encodes:
- a CDS encoding endo-1,4-beta-xylanase produces the protein MTNDDTRDDGELTDEQTGIETANEPIDTDDADDPTAAEVTAEADGVLESIDRRDYMKAVGAAAAASAIGGAASSPATAETADTSLSVDERIQEHRTGDLEITVQNADGSTVSSADVTVEQQSHAFDFGTAVNANTLINSSSEGDNYREYIPELFNTAVMENRHKWDFWENEQQLADEATQWILDQGLDMRGHVCLWGREDVAAIPSDIQTAIDNEDAETIRTRTMDHIEEIITHYGDDLTEWEVVNEVMHVYQMQLGVYGDQIDTEEPWTGEVIPWTSDLLADWYSQAADVIEQNGYDLDIAVNDFNQFAYGYTDDRYVNQIQHLNDNATDIDIVGLQAHVGARQGEYNSNDDPDGRISASQVVQEMNKWADLGARLKITEFDTYNGDDWNSDQERADMLENYLRGAFSHPGCDAFIMWGFWDGRHWENEAPLFYDDWSEKPAYDVWTGLVFDEWWTDESGTTDGSGAYSTTAFLGEHEITVSTDSDSATTTVSVTDTGTTSVTVDVEGDGTGTETETDTETETETDTETETDTETETDTETETDTETETDTETETDTEEPPSGDLIASIDPGATSGSTGDLMQFWITDETGNSTWITDLQWELGNGSTGSGWYTDERYQSAGTYTVTLTATDSAGNTSTDEVTVQIS, from the coding sequence ATGACGAACGACGACACACGCGACGACGGGGAACTGACGGACGAACAGACGGGGATCGAAACGGCGAACGAGCCGATCGATACCGACGACGCGGACGACCCGACGGCGGCCGAGGTCACGGCGGAGGCGGACGGCGTCCTGGAGTCCATAGACCGGCGGGACTACATGAAGGCGGTCGGCGCAGCGGCAGCCGCCAGCGCCATCGGCGGCGCGGCGTCCTCGCCCGCGACGGCGGAGACCGCCGACACCTCGCTGAGCGTCGACGAGCGAATCCAGGAACACCGCACCGGTGACCTGGAGATAACGGTCCAGAACGCCGACGGGTCGACGGTCTCCAGTGCCGACGTGACGGTCGAACAGCAGTCCCACGCGTTCGACTTCGGGACGGCGGTCAACGCCAACACCCTGATCAACAGCTCCAGCGAGGGGGACAACTACCGGGAGTACATCCCGGAGCTGTTCAACACCGCGGTGATGGAGAACCGCCACAAGTGGGACTTCTGGGAGAACGAACAGCAACTGGCCGACGAGGCGACCCAGTGGATCCTCGACCAGGGGCTGGACATGCGCGGGCACGTCTGCCTCTGGGGCCGTGAGGACGTCGCCGCTATCCCTTCCGACATACAGACGGCCATCGACAACGAGGACGCCGAGACGATCCGCACCCGGACGATGGACCACATCGAGGAGATCATCACCCACTACGGCGACGACCTGACCGAGTGGGAAGTCGTCAACGAGGTGATGCACGTCTACCAGATGCAACTCGGCGTCTACGGCGACCAGATCGACACCGAGGAGCCCTGGACCGGCGAGGTTATCCCGTGGACCTCGGACCTGCTGGCCGACTGGTACAGCCAGGCGGCGGACGTCATCGAGCAGAACGGCTACGACCTGGACATCGCGGTCAACGACTTCAACCAGTTCGCCTACGGCTACACCGACGACCGCTACGTCAACCAGATCCAGCACCTGAACGACAACGCCACGGACATCGACATCGTCGGCCTGCAGGCCCACGTCGGTGCCCGCCAGGGCGAGTACAACTCAAACGACGACCCGGACGGCCGCATCTCGGCCAGCCAGGTCGTCCAGGAGATGAACAAGTGGGCCGACCTCGGTGCCCGCCTGAAGATCACGGAGTTCGACACGTACAACGGCGACGACTGGAACAGCGACCAGGAGCGCGCCGACATGCTGGAGAACTACCTCCGTGGCGCGTTCTCGCATCCGGGCTGTGACGCCTTTATCATGTGGGGCTTCTGGGACGGGCGCCACTGGGAGAACGAGGCGCCCCTGTTCTACGACGACTGGTCGGAGAAGCCGGCCTACGACGTCTGGACCGGCCTCGTCTTCGACGAGTGGTGGACCGACGAGAGCGGGACGACCGACGGGTCGGGCGCCTACTCGACGACGGCGTTCCTCGGTGAGCACGAAATCACCGTCAGCACCGACAGCGACTCGGCGACGACGACGGTCTCGGTCACCGACACCGGCACGACGTCGGTCACCGTGGACGTCGAGGGCGATGGCACCGGGACCGAGACGGAGACTGACACCGAGACGGAGACGGAGACTGATACGGAGACGGAGACTGACACCGAGACGGAGACGGACACAGAGACGGAAACCGACACCGAGACGGAAACCGACACCGAGACGGAAACCGACACCGAGGAACCGCCCTCTGGCGACCTGATCGCCTCGATCGATCCGGGGGCGACGTCCGGGTCGACCGGCGACCTGATGCAGTTCTGGATCACCGACGAGACCGGCAACAGCACGTGGATCACCGACCTCCAGTGGGAACTGGGTAACGGCTCGACCGGCAGTGGCTGGTACACCGACGAGCGCTACCAGTCCGCTGGCACGTACACGGTGACCCTCACCGCGACCGACAGTGCGGGCAACACGTCCACGGACGAGGTGACCGTCCAGATCTCCTGA
- a CDS encoding VOC family protein: MESTDAAMPASAHVGRVGLTVNDLDAAVRFYADVVGLRVQSREDDQATLGADGDPLVVLRADPDAPERGRGEAGLFHTAFRLPTRGALGDALDRVQERWQLSGASDHLVSEALYLSDPAGNGVEIYWDRPREEWPVTDDGRVGMDTLPLDLDDLRAAAAGGDAAPDGTDVGHVHLEVTDLAAAREFYVDRLGFDVRQRFGESALFVAAGEYHHHVGLNTWNGRSEPASAGTRGLDWFELVVPDDEAFEEVRSRLDSGGASLESTDDGLAVSDPDDIGLRLRR; this comes from the coding sequence ATGGAGAGCACAGACGCTGCGATGCCGGCGAGTGCCCACGTCGGCCGCGTCGGACTGACCGTGAACGACCTCGACGCAGCAGTCCGGTTCTACGCCGACGTGGTCGGCCTCCGGGTCCAGTCCCGCGAGGACGACCAGGCCACGCTGGGGGCGGACGGCGACCCGCTCGTCGTCCTTCGCGCCGACCCGGACGCTCCGGAGCGCGGCCGCGGGGAGGCGGGCCTCTTCCACACCGCGTTCCGCCTGCCTACGCGTGGGGCCCTTGGGGACGCACTAGACCGAGTGCAGGAACGGTGGCAGTTGTCGGGGGCGTCAGACCACCTCGTGAGCGAGGCGCTGTACCTCTCCGATCCGGCGGGCAACGGCGTCGAGATATACTGGGACCGCCCGCGCGAGGAGTGGCCAGTCACCGACGACGGCCGCGTCGGGATGGACACGCTGCCACTCGATCTCGACGACCTGCGGGCGGCAGCGGCCGGTGGCGACGCCGCGCCGGACGGAACCGACGTCGGGCACGTCCACCTGGAGGTGACGGACCTGGCCGCCGCCCGGGAGTTCTACGTGGACCGCCTCGGATTCGACGTTCGCCAGCGGTTCGGCGAGTCCGCGCTGTTCGTCGCTGCGGGCGAGTATCACCATCACGTCGGCCTCAACACCTGGAACGGCCGGTCTGAACCGGCATCGGCCGGCACACGGGGGCTCGACTGGTTCGAACTCGTCGTGCCCGACGACGAGGCGTTCGAGGAGGTCCGGTCTCGGCTCGACAGCGGTGGAGCGTCCCTCGAGTCGACCGACGACGGCCTGGCAGTCTCCGACCCCGACGACATCGGGCTTCGACTCCGTCGGTAG
- a CDS encoding heavy-metal-associated domain-containing protein, with the protein MQQVALDVPGVRPREAERAVTSALINLPGVQWAATSSPTGVVGIRFDPAMTELNDLLDAVEAAGYPSTS; encoded by the coding sequence ATGCAACAGGTCGCGCTCGACGTGCCCGGCGTCCGCCCACGGGAGGCGGAACGGGCGGTGACGTCGGCGCTCATCAACCTCCCGGGCGTCCAGTGGGCGGCGACGTCCTCGCCCACCGGCGTCGTCGGCATCCGGTTCGACCCCGCGATGACGGAGCTGAACGATCTGCTCGACGCCGTCGAAGCGGCCGGCTACCCGTCGACGTCCTGA
- a CDS encoding serine/threonine-protein kinase RIO2 has product MVQNVASEMADLEAEDFHLLSGVEQGMRFSEYVDREKIPKFSRLTAENVDYRLDRCEDRGFLERKTIQYEGFKLTFEGYDALALHTLVERGTIEGFGAPLGVGKESDVYEVRSYKPLALKFHREGYTNFREVQKEREYTSDRDHVSWQYTARKAAEREYEALETLYPDVSVPQPIDQNRHAIVMEKIDGVELARTKLEDEQVVPVLELVLDEMQTAYAEGFVHADMSEYNVFVNSEGVTVFDWPQAVPTDHENARELLERDVTNVVGYFRRKYPQFVDEVDVPGLAAAIADDSFDALDDHRS; this is encoded by the coding sequence ATGGTCCAGAACGTCGCCAGCGAGATGGCGGACCTCGAGGCGGAGGACTTCCACCTCCTCTCGGGCGTCGAGCAGGGGATGCGCTTCTCGGAGTACGTCGACCGCGAGAAGATTCCGAAGTTCTCCCGGCTCACCGCCGAGAACGTCGACTACCGGCTGGACCGCTGTGAGGACCGGGGCTTCCTCGAACGGAAGACCATCCAGTACGAGGGGTTCAAGCTCACCTTCGAGGGGTACGACGCCCTGGCGTTGCACACGCTGGTCGAACGCGGGACGATAGAGGGATTCGGCGCCCCGCTCGGCGTCGGCAAGGAGAGCGACGTCTACGAGGTGCGCTCGTACAAGCCACTCGCGCTGAAGTTCCACCGCGAGGGGTACACCAACTTCCGCGAGGTCCAGAAGGAGCGGGAGTACACCTCCGACCGCGACCACGTCTCCTGGCAGTACACTGCCCGCAAGGCCGCCGAACGCGAGTACGAGGCCCTGGAGACGCTGTACCCCGACGTCAGCGTCCCCCAGCCGATCGACCAGAACCGCCACGCCATCGTGATGGAGAAGATCGACGGCGTCGAACTCGCGCGGACGAAACTCGAAGACGAGCAGGTCGTTCCCGTCCTCGAACTCGTCCTGGACGAGATGCAGACGGCCTACGCCGAGGGGTTCGTCCACGCCGACATGAGCGAGTACAACGTGTTCGTGAACAGCGAGGGCGTCACCGTCTTCGACTGGCCCCAGGCCGTCCCCACCGACCACGAGAACGCCCGCGAACTCCTGGAACGCGACGTGACGAACGTCGTCGGCTACTTCCGCCGGAAATACCCCCAGTTCGTCGACGAAGTCGACGTCCCCGGCCTGGCCGCCGCCATCGCCGACGACAGCTTCGACGCGCTGGACGACCACCGCAGCTGA
- a CDS encoding glycoside hydrolase family 5 protein, with product MTRPTDDADGTGEQDDRTSADSDTSPRGGERSALTDSISGGSRRDFLKATAGASAVAAGIGFGVSGSASAGIPTPWLERDGNLIRDPSGNEVILRGVNIPDLKRLNSDNYYSYSVDEYITWATNGNSPPGTEEENGWYSRVIRLPVQPVDIGGHDPGAAPPAPGFDQGQLDSYLENHLRPAVEKCAEQGVYAIVDYHRHRGEHDETLHYTSDEIDEEIRMFWETIAPEFAEDSHVLYELYNEPTAPYADETDPTSDSEAAQETWTTWKETAQPWVDLIREHAPRNLVLIGSPRWSQWTAQAPNDEFEGDNLAYTGHVYGQENMRPLSASFGEPGEEVPVFMTEWGYKNGRAPYLSGTTDEQGQQFQELFENYPLHPVPWIFDFRWTPQFFNRESRDDFELLRNNDTHGGLVKDLLYENRNSDLPSGDGGGSTTTEPPTTTTTEPPTTTTTEPPTTTTTEPPTTTTEPLTTTTEPPTTTTTEPQTPDGTALLVNDYDGDPAWSGENDLGNWNGAGSFANDDGEVVDGELVLEYDGGGWFVEQVNRDVSNYDQLVFSVRGASGGEGSDFVLDVGGARAQFSSVAGSAITTSTADVAVDMAAAGIDRSSPGELRFDFWGGENGTSTLYLDEVRFE from the coding sequence ATGACACGACCGACGGACGACGCCGACGGCACGGGAGAACAGGACGACAGAACGAGCGCGGATAGCGACACCAGCCCGCGGGGAGGCGAGCGAAGTGCGCTCACTGACTCCATCAGCGGCGGCTCCCGGCGCGACTTCCTGAAGGCGACCGCCGGAGCCAGCGCGGTCGCTGCGGGGATCGGCTTCGGCGTCAGCGGCTCCGCGTCGGCGGGCATCCCGACGCCGTGGCTCGAACGAGACGGGAACCTTATCCGCGATCCGAGCGGGAACGAGGTGATCCTCCGCGGGGTGAACATCCCCGACCTGAAGCGGCTGAACTCGGACAACTACTACTCCTACTCGGTCGACGAGTACATCACCTGGGCGACGAACGGCAACTCGCCGCCGGGGACGGAAGAGGAGAACGGCTGGTACTCGCGGGTGATCCGCCTGCCCGTCCAGCCGGTCGACATCGGCGGGCACGACCCCGGCGCGGCCCCGCCGGCGCCCGGCTTCGACCAGGGACAGCTCGACAGCTACCTCGAGAACCACCTGCGGCCGGCCGTCGAGAAGTGCGCCGAGCAGGGCGTCTACGCCATCGTCGACTACCACCGCCACCGCGGCGAGCACGACGAGACGCTCCACTACACGAGCGACGAAATCGACGAGGAGATCCGGATGTTCTGGGAGACGATCGCGCCCGAGTTCGCCGAGGACTCCCACGTTCTCTACGAACTGTACAACGAGCCGACGGCGCCGTACGCCGACGAGACCGACCCCACGTCGGACTCCGAGGCCGCACAGGAGACCTGGACCACCTGGAAGGAGACGGCCCAGCCGTGGGTCGATCTGATCCGCGAGCACGCGCCGCGGAACCTGGTCCTCATCGGCTCGCCACGCTGGAGTCAGTGGACCGCTCAGGCGCCCAACGACGAGTTCGAGGGCGACAACCTGGCCTACACCGGCCACGTCTACGGCCAGGAGAACATGCGGCCCCTGTCGGCGTCCTTCGGTGAACCCGGGGAGGAAGTCCCGGTGTTCATGACCGAGTGGGGGTACAAGAACGGCCGCGCGCCGTACCTCTCGGGGACGACCGACGAACAGGGCCAGCAGTTCCAGGAGCTGTTCGAGAACTACCCGCTCCACCCGGTGCCGTGGATCTTCGACTTCCGGTGGACGCCGCAGTTCTTCAATCGGGAGTCCCGGGACGATTTCGAACTGCTCCGGAACAACGACACCCACGGTGGGCTGGTGAAGGACCTGCTGTACGAGAACCGCAACTCGGACCTGCCGAGCGGCGACGGCGGCGGCTCGACCACGACGGAGCCGCCGACGACGACCACGACGGAGCCACCGACGACCACCACGACCGAACCGCCGACGACCACGACCACGGAACCGCCGACGACCACCACGGAACCGCTGACGACCACGACGGAACCACCGACGACGACCACGACCGAACCACAGACGCCGGACGGCACCGCACTCCTCGTCAACGACTACGACGGGGACCCGGCGTGGTCGGGCGAGAACGACCTGGGTAACTGGAACGGTGCGGGGTCGTTCGCGAACGACGACGGCGAGGTGGTCGACGGAGAACTCGTCCTGGAGTACGACGGCGGCGGCTGGTTCGTCGAGCAGGTCAACCGGGACGTCTCGAACTACGACCAGCTGGTGTTCAGCGTCCGCGGCGCCAGCGGCGGCGAGGGGAGCGACTTCGTCCTCGACGTCGGCGGCGCGCGCGCCCAGTTCAGCAGCGTCGCTGGGTCGGCCATCACAACGAGTACCGCCGACGTCGCCGTCGACATGGCAGCCGCAGGGATCGACCGCTCCTCGCCCGGTGAGCTCCGATTCGACTTCTGGGGAGGTGAGAACGGGACGAGTACGCTCTACCTCGACGAGGTGCGTTTCGAGTAA
- a CDS encoding sulfite oxidase-like oxidoreductase — protein MSVTDVTDVHEEFGGERLPPGQRRTERYPVLSKSGTPEWDPETWEFTVSGAVEDELRFSWDEFRDLPSETQRQDFHCVTGWSKFDNEFTGVTFPELAERAGVTDDAVHVMFRALDGYSTNLPLAECTREEVLFTYDLDGRPLPSDHGGPLRVVTPHKYAYKGAKWVTGVEFLTEPERGYWEKRGYSNTANPWNEERYDTF, from the coding sequence ATGTCAGTGACAGACGTCACCGACGTCCACGAGGAGTTCGGCGGGGAGCGCCTGCCGCCCGGACAGCGCCGCACCGAGCGGTATCCGGTCCTCTCCAAGAGCGGGACGCCAGAGTGGGACCCCGAGACGTGGGAGTTCACCGTCTCGGGCGCCGTCGAGGACGAACTCAGGTTCTCGTGGGACGAGTTCCGTGACCTCCCCAGCGAGACCCAGCGCCAGGACTTCCACTGCGTCACCGGGTGGAGCAAGTTCGACAACGAGTTCACCGGCGTCACGTTCCCGGAACTCGCCGAGCGGGCCGGCGTCACTGACGACGCCGTGCACGTGATGTTCCGTGCGCTCGACGGCTATTCGACGAACCTGCCGCTGGCGGAGTGCACGCGCGAGGAAGTGCTGTTCACGTACGACCTCGACGGCCGGCCGCTCCCCTCGGACCACGGCGGACCGCTCCGGGTCGTGACGCCCCACAAGTACGCCTACAAGGGAGCGAAGTGGGTGACGGGCGTCGAGTTCCTCACCGAACCCGAGCGAGGGTACTGGGAGAAACGCGGCTACTCCAACACGGCGAATCCCTGGAACGAAGAGCGATACGACACGTTTTGA
- the msrA gene encoding peptide-methionine (S)-S-oxide reductase MsrA, which translates to MTDTETATVAGGCFWCTEAVFKELAGVERVTSGYAGGHVEDPSYEAVCRGETGHAECVQVEYDPDVLSYEDVLTVFFSTHNPTTKDREGPDVGSQYRSAVFYHDEAQREAVEAFVDEIQSGYDDDIVTEIAPLETFYEAEEYHQDYFEKNPNDAYCSVNAAPKVEKVRKQFQELMAA; encoded by the coding sequence ATGACCGACACAGAGACCGCGACAGTTGCGGGCGGCTGTTTCTGGTGCACCGAGGCCGTGTTCAAGGAGCTCGCGGGCGTCGAACGCGTCACGTCGGGCTACGCCGGTGGACACGTCGAGGACCCGAGCTACGAGGCCGTCTGTCGGGGCGAGACGGGCCACGCCGAGTGCGTTCAGGTCGAGTACGACCCGGACGTGCTCTCCTACGAGGACGTGCTGACGGTGTTCTTCTCGACGCATAATCCGACGACGAAGGACCGGGAGGGACCGGACGTGGGGAGTCAGTACCGCTCGGCTGTCTTCTACCACGACGAGGCCCAGCGCGAGGCCGTGGAGGCGTTCGTCGACGAGATCCAGTCGGGGTACGACGACGACATCGTCACCGAGATCGCGCCGCTGGAGACGTTCTACGAGGCCGAGGAGTACCACCAGGACTACTTCGAGAAGAACCCGAACGACGCCTACTGCTCCGTCAACGCCGCCCCCAAGGTCGAGAAGGTCCGCAAGCAGTTCCAGGAGCTGATGGCGGCGTGA
- a CDS encoding acyl-CoA thioesterase yields the protein MSSEDPAFEFETTVAVRYSDVDTYGHVNNATYATYLEEARIDYLEEVLGDEARSLAAESAEGDGGGAAVGVVVASLDIQYRHSVGLVDSVSVGVRVPRLGDASFPIEYEIRSDGDVAAEGTTTMVAYDREAGKSRPLPDSWRERIASFEGL from the coding sequence GTGAGCTCCGAGGATCCGGCCTTCGAGTTCGAGACCACGGTCGCCGTCCGCTACTCGGACGTCGACACCTACGGCCACGTCAACAACGCGACGTACGCGACCTACCTGGAAGAGGCCCGCATCGACTACCTGGAGGAGGTACTGGGCGACGAGGCGCGGTCGCTCGCCGCCGAGTCGGCCGAGGGCGACGGGGGCGGGGCGGCCGTCGGCGTCGTCGTCGCCAGCCTGGACATCCAGTACCGCCACTCCGTCGGCCTGGTCGACTCGGTGTCGGTGGGCGTCCGCGTCCCGCGGCTCGGCGACGCCAGTTTCCCCATCGAGTACGAGATCAGATCGGACGGCGACGTGGCGGCCGAGGGGACGACCACGATGGTCGCCTACGACCGCGAGGCGGGCAAGTCCCGACCGTTGCCCGACAGCTGGCGGGAGCGAATCGCCTCGTTCGAGGGACTCTGA
- a CDS encoding cellulase family glycosylhydrolase — protein sequence MTANDSPRDATGGTGDEQTRAAETTDRGLGSGTTRRTALKTIGATVGGLALAGDVSAGIPTPRLHTDGKWIRDPNGNEVQLRGMAPADPAFYRRTHSKSFEEVLRWATDESRGWHPNVVRLPFTQDNVDHYGIDTLVEEFIRPSVDLLASRDVYALVDFHLIRPYTQDATETYNSENDEELAPIDDVMRTFWNAVAPEFADDEHVIYELFNEPTRPGMYGDDAGAWQAWRDAAQPWVDLVRDHAPETPIIVGSPRWTSLTHMAPEYPFEGDNLIYAAHIYPDNGAPSEFDQYYGEPANDVPVVVTEFGWDPAGGNIDQGTNSEWGQPFREWAEGYENMGWISWCFDDSWAPTFFDSPGEGANEPWTLKDGDEEMGGFIKTWLAETRDDSIPENTIDDTIAPPAPSNLTVTRTSEISVEVSWDAVTDEGEAGLSHYVLSVDGEPNQEALPDTTSASVTDLDPATTYEIAVRAVDDAGNESGPATVIAETIATDAEQSAFNGPHVIPGRIQAEDFDEGGQGISYYDTTSSNQADGSYRDTAVDIGTSAESGYNVGYIDTGEWLEYTVQVDSGDGLVTHVNAAAGEGGGGALRIDVDGETVATQDVWQTGDWTNWEAIRVGSLDLPEGEHVVRITAESGAWNFDWIEFGDGDGDTGTETETETETETETETETETETETETETETETETETETETETDTETETDDPSGGTLIVNDYDGSPSWSSGWNDLGQWCGAGSFENGGGEVEDGALVLEYDNGGWFQEQINRDVSEYSSLVFSVSGASGGEESEVEFSMGGASGLLADVTDDSIGTSTADVAVDLDSAGVDTSSSSLAVRLNFWQGGSSTLEIDEIRLE from the coding sequence ATGACAGCAAACGACTCACCACGCGACGCGACGGGGGGCACAGGGGACGAACAGACGCGAGCCGCGGAGACGACGGACCGCGGGCTCGGTAGCGGAACGACCAGGCGGACCGCGCTGAAGACCATCGGCGCGACCGTCGGGGGCCTGGCGCTGGCGGGCGACGTCAGCGCCGGCATCCCCACGCCGCGGCTCCACACCGACGGGAAGTGGATACGGGACCCGAACGGGAACGAGGTCCAGCTCCGCGGCATGGCGCCGGCTGACCCGGCGTTCTACCGGCGGACCCACTCGAAGAGCTTCGAGGAGGTGCTCCGGTGGGCGACCGACGAATCTCGCGGGTGGCACCCGAACGTCGTTCGCCTGCCGTTCACCCAGGACAACGTCGACCACTACGGCATCGACACGCTGGTCGAGGAGTTCATCCGGCCGTCGGTCGACCTGCTGGCCTCCCGTGACGTGTACGCCCTGGTCGACTTCCACCTCATCAGGCCCTACACCCAGGACGCGACCGAGACGTACAACTCGGAGAACGACGAGGAGCTGGCGCCCATCGACGACGTGATGCGGACCTTCTGGAACGCGGTCGCCCCGGAGTTCGCCGACGACGAGCACGTCATCTACGAGCTGTTCAACGAGCCGACCCGGCCGGGGATGTACGGCGACGACGCGGGCGCCTGGCAGGCCTGGCGCGACGCGGCCCAGCCGTGGGTCGACCTCGTCCGTGACCACGCGCCCGAAACGCCAATCATCGTCGGTTCGCCCCGGTGGACGTCGCTGACGCACATGGCGCCGGAGTACCCCTTCGAGGGTGACAACCTGATCTACGCGGCCCACATCTATCCGGACAACGGCGCGCCCTCCGAGTTCGACCAGTACTACGGCGAGCCGGCCAACGACGTGCCGGTCGTCGTCACGGAGTTCGGCTGGGACCCTGCTGGAGGGAACATCGACCAGGGAACCAACTCGGAGTGGGGCCAGCCCTTCCGCGAGTGGGCCGAGGGCTACGAGAACATGGGGTGGATCTCGTGGTGCTTCGACGACAGCTGGGCACCGACGTTCTTCGATTCACCGGGCGAGGGCGCGAACGAGCCCTGGACGCTCAAGGACGGCGACGAGGAGATGGGCGGCTTCATCAAGACCTGGCTGGCGGAGACCCGGGACGACAGTATCCCGGAGAACACGATCGACGACACCATCGCGCCGCCCGCTCCCTCGAACCTCACCGTCACCCGGACCTCGGAGATTAGCGTCGAGGTGTCCTGGGACGCCGTGACCGACGAGGGCGAGGCCGGCCTCTCCCACTACGTCCTCTCCGTCGACGGCGAACCGAACCAGGAGGCCCTGCCCGACACCACGTCCGCGTCGGTCACCGACCTCGACCCGGCGACGACCTACGAGATCGCCGTCCGGGCCGTGGACGACGCCGGCAACGAGTCCGGCCCGGCGACGGTTATCGCCGAGACCATCGCGACCGACGCCGAGCAGTCCGCGTTCAACGGTCCGCACGTGATCCCCGGCCGGATACAGGCCGAGGACTTCGACGAGGGCGGCCAGGGCATCTCCTACTACGACACCACCTCGTCGAACCAGGCGGACGGCTCCTACCGCGATACTGCCGTCGACATCGGGACGTCGGCCGAGTCCGGCTACAACGTCGGGTACATCGACACCGGCGAGTGGCTGGAGTACACCGTCCAGGTCGACTCGGGCGACGGGCTGGTTACTCACGTCAACGCGGCGGCCGGCGAGGGTGGCGGTGGCGCCCTGCGCATCGACGTGGACGGCGAGACGGTCGCCACCCAGGACGTCTGGCAGACCGGCGACTGGACGAACTGGGAGGCGATCCGGGTCGGCAGCCTCGACCTCCCCGAGGGCGAGCACGTCGTCCGGATCACCGCCGAGTCCGGCGCCTGGAACTTCGACTGGATCGAGTTCGGCGACGGCGACGGTGACACGGGGACTGAAACGGAGACAGAGACTGAAACGGAGACAGAGACTGAAACGGAGACGGAGACCGAGACGGAGACCGAGACAGAGACGGAGACTGAAACGGAGACGGAGACCGAGACGGAAACGGAGACTGACACTGAGACAGAGACCGATGACCCGTCCGGAGGGACGCTGATAGTCAACGACTACGACGGCAGCCCGTCGTGGTCGTCCGGCTGGAACGACCTCGGTCAGTGGTGTGGGGCCGGGTCCTTCGAGAACGGTGGCGGCGAGGTCGAAGACGGCGCACTGGTTCTGGAGTACGACAACGGCGGCTGGTTCCAGGAGCAGATCAATCGGGACGTGAGCGAGTACTCCTCGCTGGTCTTCTCGGTCAGCGGCGCCAGCGGTGGCGAGGAATCGGAGGTCGAGTTCAGTATGGGCGGAGCAAGCGGCCTGCTCGCCGACGTTACCGACGATTCGATCGGCACGAGCACCGCCGACGTGGCGGTCGATCTCGATTCGGCCGGGGTCGACACGTCCTCGTCGAGCCTGGCCGTCCGCCTGAACTTCTGGCAGGGCGGGAGTAGCACGCTCGAAATCGACGAGATCCGACTCGAATAG